The Nitratidesulfovibrio sp. SRB-5 genome includes a window with the following:
- a CDS encoding LuxR C-terminal-related transcriptional regulator: MARPRRTDIPYFSPRLKARLHEALNMRSVFIEAPSGYGKTTIAQNYLRERLPEGATWVRHVCVEESPQAAWRRFCQTMQKVDAHTGRAMLSFGLPDEDSAGHLASLLRELPCSTPFWLVLDDFHHLAPHVPAPIWKAFLEHEAAHLRLIVVTRPVATRILPYEKAGILRLNADDLRLTEAESREYATRAGIALNEAQAQELHRRAEGWIIAATLYLRRWNERGAFAPASSQAHDSGVDGLLRDVVWDNLDEAGQECLLRLSPFDAFSAEQAAFLLGTARLPQETWAALQHNAMLRHDPASGLYYPHSTLLDFTRRIFAELPEETRREALLAAGHWCARSGDLERAFVFYYRLRDYERILALDLSGMKGEGLLDMPGVAYVPAIRDIAANSTRAMKAMHPLSAIALALDLLSANCHEEFGALFAELADIVETEPFAPHQRDYLRGELRLLESFTCYNDIAAMGVRMQEALQLAGRQTAMVRLDDSWTFGNVSVLFMFHREAGRLDGELADMQTYCPHYLALSGGHGAGGPELMEAECRLHRGDADPAEISGYKARHQAALREQASIGIGAEFLLGRVALLRGNAAALADAMDNLTGIAGQFPQRANRMAADMARSYLKSLLHQPDEMAHWLREATPGSLARRFFVQVLPFAELCRARYLLLSGKPELLLGENEAALGLASALNYSLALTYGHLHGAAAWLMLGKRDAAADSLRAALALAVPDGLLLPFAECWSWIGPLLKKMRPGICPEMPPTFAADVFSLAERLEAGRRAVADALYSARGRFGLSPREDEVARLMADGLSYGEIAQHLCISLNTVKTHLKNAYQKVGTSSRSDMKRLLS, encoded by the coding sequence ATGGCACGTCCACGCCGAACCGATATTCCGTACTTTTCCCCCCGGCTAAAGGCCAGGCTGCACGAAGCCCTGAACATGCGCAGCGTGTTCATCGAGGCCCCGTCCGGATACGGAAAGACCACCATCGCACAGAACTATCTGCGCGAACGCCTGCCCGAAGGCGCCACCTGGGTTCGGCATGTCTGCGTCGAGGAATCGCCCCAGGCCGCCTGGCGTCGCTTTTGCCAGACCATGCAGAAGGTCGATGCGCACACCGGCAGGGCCATGCTGTCCTTTGGCCTGCCCGACGAGGACAGCGCCGGGCATCTGGCCTCGCTGCTGCGCGAACTGCCCTGCTCCACGCCCTTCTGGCTGGTGCTTGACGATTTTCACCACCTTGCACCCCATGTGCCTGCCCCGATCTGGAAGGCCTTTCTGGAACACGAAGCCGCGCACCTGCGACTGATCGTCGTCACCCGGCCCGTTGCAACGCGCATCCTGCCCTATGAAAAGGCCGGCATCCTGCGCCTGAACGCCGACGACCTTCGCCTGACGGAGGCGGAGTCCAGGGAATATGCGACCAGGGCGGGCATTGCGCTCAACGAGGCGCAGGCGCAGGAACTGCACCGCCGCGCCGAAGGCTGGATCATCGCGGCAACACTGTATTTGCGGCGCTGGAACGAAAGGGGGGCGTTTGCCCCGGCCTCCAGCCAGGCCCATGACTCCGGGGTGGACGGCCTGCTGCGGGACGTGGTCTGGGACAATCTGGACGAGGCCGGGCAGGAGTGCCTGTTGCGTCTTTCACCCTTTGACGCCTTTTCCGCGGAACAGGCCGCGTTTCTGCTGGGCACGGCGCGCCTTCCCCAGGAAACGTGGGCGGCGCTGCAACACAATGCCATGCTCCGGCACGACCCTGCCTCGGGCTTGTACTACCCGCACAGCACGCTGCTGGATTTCACGCGCAGGATATTTGCCGAACTGCCGGAAGAAACTCGCCGCGAGGCGCTTCTTGCCGCTGGCCACTGGTGCGCCCGGTCCGGCGACCTGGAACGCGCCTTCGTCTTCTATTACCGGCTGCGGGACTACGAGCGCATTCTGGCGCTCGACCTTTCCGGAATGAAGGGCGAAGGGCTGCTGGACATGCCCGGCGTCGCCTATGTCCCCGCGATCAGGGACATCGCGGCCAACAGCACGCGGGCCATGAAGGCCATGCATCCGCTTTCCGCCATCGCGCTGGCCCTCGACCTGCTGTCCGCCAACTGCCACGAGGAATTCGGGGCCCTTTTCGCGGAGCTTGCCGACATCGTTGAAACGGAGCCTTTCGCACCGCACCAGCGGGACTACCTGCGCGGCGAACTGCGGCTGCTGGAGTCCTTCACCTGTTACAACGACATCGCGGCCATGGGCGTGCGCATGCAGGAGGCGCTGCAACTGGCGGGCAGGCAGACGGCCATGGTCCGGCTGGACGATTCATGGACCTTCGGCAATGTGTCCGTGCTCTTCATGTTCCACCGCGAGGCCGGTCGGCTGGACGGCGAACTGGCGGACATGCAGACGTACTGCCCTCACTATCTTGCCCTGTCCGGGGGGCACGGGGCGGGCGGCCCGGAACTCATGGAGGCGGAATGCCGGTTGCACCGGGGCGATGCCGACCCGGCGGAAATCTCCGGCTACAAGGCCCGGCACCAGGCCGCCCTGCGGGAGCAGGCCAGCATCGGCATCGGGGCGGAGTTTCTTCTGGGCAGGGTGGCCCTGCTGCGGGGCAACGCCGCCGCCCTTGCCGACGCCATGGACAACCTGACCGGCATCGCGGGACAATTCCCCCAGCGGGCCAACCGGATGGCGGCGGACATGGCCCGTTCCTACCTGAAGAGCCTGCTGCACCAGCCGGACGAGATGGCGCACTGGCTGCGCGAGGCCACGCCGGGCTCGCTGGCCAGGCGTTTCTTCGTCCAGGTGCTCCCCTTTGCCGAATTGTGCCGCGCCCGCTATCTGCTGCTGTCCGGCAAGCCGGAACTGCTGCTTGGCGAAAATGAAGCGGCCCTGGGCCTGGCTTCCGCCCTCAACTATTCCCTGGCCCTGACCTACGGGCATCTGCACGGCGCCGCCGCCTGGCTCATGCTGGGCAAACGCGACGCCGCAGCGGATTCCCTGCGCGCCGCCCTTGCCCTGGCCGTGCCGGACGGCCTGCTTTTGCCTTTTGCGGAATGCTGGTCGTGGATCGGCCCCCTGCTGAAAAAAATGCGCCCGGGCATATGCCCGGAAATGCCCCCGACATTTGCTGCGGACGTCTTCTCGCTGGCGGAGCGGCTGGAAGCCGGACGGCGCGCCGTCGCGGACGCGCTGTACTCCGCCCGGGGCCGTTTCGGGCTATCCCCGCGCGAAGACGAAGTGGCCCGCCTGATGGCGGACGGCCTGTCCTACGGGGAAATCGCGCAGCACCTGTGCATCAGCCTGAACACGGTGAAAACCCACCTCAAGAACGCCTACCAGAAAGTCGGAACGTCCTCCCGGTCAGACATGAAGCGCCTGCTGTCGTGA
- a CDS encoding hemerythrin domain-containing protein — MAPITTAHFIRDLKDDHQRLLDTLEDARRLGLGTAEGRRCLFTCKELLARHLRKEDTMLYPALRQAAGKGDLGNVADAFASEMQSISSSLLEFFARHDASTGTADAGGLDFARELGRIIIALKMRIQREESRLYPAYEKARAV, encoded by the coding sequence ATGGCCCCCATCACCACCGCGCATTTCATCCGCGATCTCAAGGACGACCACCAGCGCCTGCTGGACACCCTGGAAGATGCCCGCCGCCTGGGGCTGGGCACGGCAGAGGGCCGCCGCTGCCTGTTCACCTGCAAGGAACTGCTGGCGCGCCACCTGCGCAAGGAAGACACCATGCTGTACCCCGCGCTGCGGCAGGCTGCGGGAAAGGGCGACCTTGGCAACGTGGCCGATGCCTTTGCCTCGGAGATGCAGTCCATTTCCAGCAGTCTGCTGGAGTTCTTTGCCCGCCATGATGCCAGCACGGGCACGGCGGATGCGGGCGGGCTGGATTTTGCGCGCGAGCTCGGGCGCATCATCATTGCCCTGAAGATGCGCATCCAGCGTGAGGAAAGCCGCCTGTACCCGGCCTATGAAAAGGCCCGCGCGGTCTAG
- a CDS encoding DUF1837 domain-containing protein — MRTMVRKATSLIIKHEISFSQNGPHAKDGFTLSYNEKGYRDVDLVRLIAHSLPLFALTEREIQECVENGELSAIQEMALSRISQAKRDKKGDYGEALLFILLAAFYGNERIVTKLKLRSSSTEQIKGFDCANFTYENGELTVWLGEVKFYQDFSSAVDDVIEELVKHTTAEYIKGEFRVLLPNCEINRNSPLRDRILSVLDGSTSLDKVKIKIPVLLTCNSTQLSRFNDASSENFLNFVDRYFSKKFEIIERKMPKSLERFDVVFIVLPLHDVKLVKKKLDDYEKVLEL, encoded by the coding sequence ATGCGAACGATGGTCAGAAAGGCTACTTCTCTTATAATAAAGCACGAAATATCATTTTCTCAGAATGGTCCACACGCAAAAGACGGCTTCACTCTTTCTTATAATGAGAAGGGTTATAGGGACGTTGATTTGGTTAGATTGATAGCCCACTCTCTGCCTCTGTTTGCCTTGACAGAACGCGAAATACAAGAGTGTGTGGAAAATGGTGAGTTGAGTGCCATACAGGAAATGGCATTGTCGAGGATTTCGCAAGCAAAAAGAGATAAAAAAGGAGACTATGGAGAGGCTTTGCTTTTTATTCTGCTCGCAGCATTTTATGGTAACGAGCGGATCGTAACAAAGTTGAAACTTCGATCAAGCAGCACGGAGCAGATAAAGGGATTTGATTGTGCTAATTTTACATATGAAAATGGCGAATTGACTGTATGGTTAGGTGAGGTGAAGTTTTATCAGGATTTTTCTTCTGCGGTAGATGATGTCATTGAGGAACTAGTTAAACACACAACGGCGGAGTATATAAAGGGTGAATTTAGAGTCCTCCTTCCAAACTGTGAAATAAATAGAAATTCACCGTTGAGAGACAGGATTTTGAGTGTTCTTGATGGTAGTACGTCTCTTGATAAGGTAAAGATTAAAATTCCTGTGCTTTTAACATGTAACTCTACACAATTGAGCAGATTTAATGATGCGTCTTCTGAGAATTTTTTGAATTTTGTCGATAGATATTTTTCGAAAAAATTTGAAATAATAGAGCGAAAAATGCCAAAGAGTCTTGAGCGGTTCGATGTTGTATTTATTGTGTTGCCACTGCATGATGTTAAGCTGGTAAAAAAGAAATTGGATGATTATGAAAAAGTATTGGAGTTGTGA
- a CDS encoding response regulator has protein sequence MRPSKTVLVLAGPLLTALMAVTLFFLSHHGVQVHNPVLLFVVAIVLAAYLGGHASGLASVGLSLVYVLLTWSTGFATFVYSEASVSRLVVFLLTMPVVSLLVSCLQTRNERVLERLHAKSECLRESEARLRRAELVAGIGNWEADLRTGALVTSEGARRIYGIPDHCDSFEVVKAIPLPEYRPALDAAMHELVTRGVEYVIEFRIRRPSDGGVADIQSRAKYDAERHRVYGTIKDITERKRAERELIEANRQAKSASETKSLFLANMSHEIRTPLNGILGALQLLKADLADPEQAGYANLAIRSSQRLAHLLTDLLDLSRVEAGRMPVASEPFDLARLGEAVRELFQFELGARGLALDVQLAPGLPQTVLGDEGKTRQILFNLVGNALKFTERGGVRLSLSPLRGLPGLPDLPDLADRPDLADRPDLADQPDRPEQLDRSHHQPFRSGKAGGAEASVAAAGGNGAGSNGAEGNSAGGNGTGRSGIPGGPDGSERFGGADRPGALDENEATAGDVAGVLFMVEDTGKGIPDALLRTIFDPFTQADNSYVRRHQGAGLGLSIVRRLVALLGGTICVDSEEGRGTVFCVALPFRTAERCELPPEVADCPPPPQDGAPVRVLLAEDDATTRLVGQRLLQKAGYSVTLAVDGDDALARLAAEEVDVVLMDIHMPNTDGITAATTIRTSPRFADKCNVPILAVTAAAMAGDRERFLAAGLDGYVAKPFDMADLVEEIECARRKRQVC, from the coding sequence GTGAGACCCAGCAAGACAGTTCTGGTTCTGGCCGGGCCGCTGCTTACGGCGTTGATGGCCGTGACGCTGTTTTTCCTGTCGCACCACGGCGTGCAGGTGCACAACCCGGTGCTGCTGTTCGTGGTGGCCATCGTGCTGGCGGCGTACCTGGGCGGGCATGCATCGGGCCTTGCCAGCGTGGGGCTGTCGCTGGTGTACGTGCTGCTGACCTGGTCCACCGGGTTCGCCACGTTCGTCTATTCAGAGGCCAGCGTCAGCCGACTGGTGGTTTTTCTGCTGACCATGCCGGTGGTCTCGTTGCTGGTGTCGTGTCTGCAAACCCGCAACGAGCGCGTGCTGGAACGGCTGCACGCCAAAAGCGAATGCCTGCGCGAGAGCGAGGCGCGCCTGCGCCGCGCCGAACTGGTGGCGGGCATCGGCAACTGGGAGGCGGACCTGCGCACCGGAGCACTGGTCACCTCTGAAGGCGCCCGGCGCATCTACGGCATACCGGACCACTGCGACAGCTTCGAGGTCGTGAAGGCCATCCCCCTGCCGGAATACCGCCCCGCGCTGGACGCGGCCATGCACGAACTGGTCACCCGTGGCGTGGAATACGTCATCGAGTTCAGGATCCGCCGCCCTTCGGACGGGGGTGTGGCCGACATCCAGTCGCGCGCCAAGTACGACGCCGAGCGGCACCGCGTGTACGGCACCATCAAGGACATCACCGAACGCAAGCGCGCGGAGCGCGAACTGATCGAGGCCAACCGCCAGGCCAAGAGCGCCAGCGAGACCAAAAGCCTGTTCCTGGCCAACATGAGCCACGAGATACGCACCCCGCTCAACGGCATTCTGGGCGCGCTGCAACTGCTGAAGGCAGACCTGGCCGACCCGGAGCAAGCCGGGTACGCGAACCTGGCCATCCGCTCGTCGCAGCGGCTGGCGCACCTGCTGACGGACCTGCTGGACCTGTCCCGCGTGGAGGCGGGTCGCATGCCCGTGGCCAGCGAGCCCTTCGACCTGGCGCGACTGGGCGAGGCCGTGCGCGAACTGTTCCAGTTCGAACTGGGCGCGCGCGGCCTTGCGCTGGACGTGCAGCTTGCCCCCGGCCTGCCGCAAACCGTGCTGGGCGACGAGGGCAAGACCCGTCAGATACTGTTCAACCTTGTGGGCAATGCGCTGAAGTTCACCGAACGGGGCGGGGTGCGGCTGAGCCTGTCGCCGTTGCGAGGCCTGCCCGGCCTGCCCGATCTGCCCGATCTGGCAGACCGGCCCGATCTGGCAGACCGGCCCGATCTAGCAGACCAGCCTGATCGCCCCGAACAGTTGGACCGGTCGCACCATCAACCGTTTCGGTCTGGCAAGGCTGGCGGTGCGGAGGCCAGCGTGGCCGCCGCAGGCGGAAATGGCGCAGGCAGCAACGGGGCGGAAGGAAACAGCGCAGGCGGGAACGGCACGGGCAGGTCGGGGATACCGGGCGGACCTGACGGGTCCGAGAGGTTTGGCGGGGCGGACAGGCCGGGCGCTTTGGACGAAAACGAGGCCACGGCAGGAGACGTGGCGGGCGTGCTGTTCATGGTGGAGGACACCGGCAAGGGCATACCCGACGCCCTGCTGCGCACCATCTTCGATCCGTTCACCCAGGCCGACAACTCGTATGTGCGGCGGCATCAGGGCGCGGGGCTGGGGCTGTCCATCGTGCGGCGGCTGGTGGCGCTGCTGGGCGGCACCATCTGCGTGGACAGCGAGGAAGGGCGCGGCACCGTGTTCTGCGTGGCCCTGCCCTTCCGTACGGCGGAGCGGTGCGAACTGCCGCCGGAAGTGGCGGATTGCCCGCCCCCGCCGCAGGACGGCGCGCCGGTGCGCGTGCTGCTGGCGGAAGACGACGCCACCACCCGCCTGGTGGGGCAGCGGCTGCTGCAAAAGGCCGGATACAGCGTGACCTTGGCCGTGGACGGCGACGACGCACTGGCCCGGCTGGCCGCCGAAGAGGTGGACGTGGTGCTGATGGACATCCACATGCCCAATACCGACGGCATTACCGCTGCCACCACCATCCGCACGTCACCCCGCTTTGCGGACAAGTGCAACGTGCCCATTCTGGCCGTGACCGCAGCCGCAATGGCGGGCGACCGCGAGCGCTTTCTGGCCGCTGGCCTTGATGGCTACGTGGCCAAGCCCTTCGACATGGCCGACCTTGTCGAGGAGATCGAATGTGCGCGGAGGAAAAGGCAGGTGTGTTGA
- a CDS encoding autotransporter outer membrane beta-barrel domain-containing protein, with the protein MFPPFPPQSAHAATRPPRARYLSVPQLVIVVGVALLALLALSGPLRAANTGGTEQTDPYNPVMNAYVGQYDTASYVGIDGGYTGNVYGGQSTGNFVQANTVILTTGTVTGTVYGGSSWSDEAKQNIVTLYGAQVGEYIFGGHVLAGTSAASYNTVNINGGTVESVYGGASASGSALDNTVTINGLGSAWSPNGAVVNYDVYGGFVGNAADASITASRNTVTMSGGTVTGSIYGGRVDSGAGRATENTVTIYGGTVGNVFGGSTSSGRATENIVNILGYVETSDISGGVVSSGSGDASSNSVTMVLGTADNMYGGFVAFGTGYAAGNNATMTGGTVRKIYGARTNTGDASANNVNISEGTGNTTQVSNGAYGGYVGSGSGYASRNTVSISGGAVNGVYGGYVGGTGNAVSNTVDISGGTVGNVYGGLANDGGTATGNTVIIRGDSTVVTDNVTGGKAANGGSATGNTVEISGGTVNGDVYGGLSGMGSGGSVTDNTVRIKGAPTFGSTTILRGGYSYAGPSGTDDVRTGNTLETWTKDISVYKLENFQNLHFYLPSTIAANDTVLTVTDDSGVDIRTPTGKPATTVGVGIVGGGTPLSAGDTVTLIKATGAGGLTADPTIANTTTGMQGISTVYAFALGVTGGNALEATVSSASDSHEGVRKSPSEGQAAGAAALTQGGDLAGGQGMTSARQTARVASAGGAAQGGWGGFGATSGGMSTYATGSHVDARGVSIMLGLAKRFGLDGADLVAGPFFEAGVGSYDSYNDGPGGDDSIHAWGDSNYQGGGLLARLEATQGMLKGLYAEASARAGSLHTTYRSDDLNPALGRASYQTTSGYVGAHGGLGYVWDMDERTDLDMYGKYFWTRTEGSSATVLGDELDFDAVDSQRLRAGARLSRDLTANVRPYVGAAWDHEFAGSARSTVNGQGVAAPSLAGDTGVGELGLEWKPVEDGGFSVDLGAQGYVGMRQGWSGSLQLKYEF; encoded by the coding sequence ATGTTCCCGCCCTTTCCCCCACAGTCCGCGCATGCCGCCACAAGGCCCCCCCGCGCACGCTACCTTTCCGTACCGCAACTGGTCATCGTGGTGGGCGTGGCCCTGCTGGCCCTGCTGGCCCTGAGCGGGCCGCTGCGGGCCGCCAACACCGGCGGCACCGAGCAGACAGACCCGTACAACCCCGTCATGAACGCCTACGTCGGCCAATACGACACGGCCAGCTACGTCGGCATTGATGGCGGGTACACCGGCAACGTCTATGGCGGCCAAAGCACTGGCAACTTTGTCCAGGCCAACACCGTGATCCTGACCACCGGCACGGTGACCGGCACTGTTTACGGCGGCAGCAGTTGGAGCGACGAGGCCAAACAAAACATCGTAACCCTGTACGGCGCTCAGGTCGGCGAGTACATCTTCGGCGGGCATGTCCTTGCCGGCACGAGTGCGGCCTCATATAACACCGTGAACATAAATGGCGGCACGGTGGAGAGCGTGTACGGCGGCGCCTCTGCCTCCGGCAGCGCCCTGGACAACACCGTGACCATTAATGGCCTGGGCAGCGCCTGGAGTCCAAATGGCGCCGTGGTGAACTATGACGTCTACGGCGGATTCGTCGGCAACGCCGCCGACGCCTCGATCACCGCATCGCGCAACACGGTGACCATGTCCGGCGGCACGGTGACCGGCAGCATCTACGGCGGGCGTGTCGACTCCGGCGCGGGCAGGGCCACGGAGAACACCGTGACCATCTACGGCGGCACGGTGGGGAACGTGTTCGGGGGCTCCACCTCCTCCGGCCGGGCCACGGAGAACATCGTGAACATCCTTGGCTACGTGGAGACGAGCGACATTTCCGGAGGCGTCGTCAGCTCCGGCTCCGGCGATGCCTCGTCCAACAGCGTGACCATGGTCCTCGGCACGGCGGACAACATGTACGGCGGCTTCGTCGCATTCGGCACTGGCTACGCCGCGGGCAACAACGCGACCATGACTGGCGGCACGGTGAGAAAGATCTACGGAGCACGCACCAACACCGGCGATGCCTCGGCCAACAACGTGAACATCTCGGAAGGCACCGGCAACACCACGCAGGTGAGCAACGGCGCCTACGGCGGTTATGTCGGCAGCGGCAGCGGCTATGCCTCTCGCAACACCGTAAGCATCAGCGGCGGCGCGGTGAACGGCGTGTACGGAGGCTACGTCGGCGGCACCGGCAATGCCGTGAGCAACACCGTGGACATCTCCGGCGGCACGGTGGGCAACGTTTACGGGGGCCTCGCCAACGATGGCGGCACCGCCACCGGCAACACCGTGATAATTCGCGGCGACAGCACGGTGGTGACGGACAACGTAACCGGCGGCAAAGCCGCAAATGGCGGCTCCGCCACAGGCAACACCGTGGAAATATCCGGCGGCACAGTGAACGGCGACGTCTACGGCGGCCTGTCCGGCATGGGCAGCGGCGGCAGCGTCACGGACAATACCGTGCGCATCAAGGGCGCTCCCACCTTCGGTTCAACCACAATTCTCCGTGGTGGCTACAGCTATGCCGGCCCCTCCGGGACCGACGACGTGCGCACCGGCAACACGCTGGAAACATGGACCAAGGACATCTCCGTGTACAAACTGGAAAACTTCCAGAACCTGCACTTCTACCTGCCGTCCACCATCGCCGCCAATGACACCGTGCTCACGGTGACCGACGACAGCGGCGTGGATATCCGCACCCCCACCGGCAAGCCCGCCACCACCGTGGGCGTCGGCATCGTGGGCGGCGGCACGCCCCTGTCCGCAGGCGATACCGTGACCCTGATCAAGGCCACCGGAGCAGGCGGCCTGACGGCCGACCCGACCATTGCCAACACCACCACGGGCATGCAGGGCATTTCCACGGTGTATGCATTCGCGCTGGGCGTGACAGGCGGCAACGCCCTGGAGGCCACGGTGAGTTCGGCATCCGACAGCCATGAGGGCGTCCGCAAATCCCCGTCCGAAGGGCAGGCCGCCGGGGCGGCTGCCCTGACCCAGGGCGGCGACCTGGCTGGCGGGCAGGGCATGACCAGCGCCCGGCAGACGGCGCGCGTGGCCAGCGCGGGCGGGGCCGCGCAAGGCGGCTGGGGCGGGTTTGGCGCCACCTCCGGCGGCATGTCCACCTATGCCACCGGTTCGCATGTGGACGCGCGGGGCGTGTCGATCATGCTGGGCCTTGCCAAGCGCTTCGGCCTGGACGGCGCGGACTTGGTGGCCGGGCCTTTCTTCGAGGCGGGCGTGGGCTCGTACGACAGCTACAACGACGGCCCCGGCGGCGACGATTCCATTCACGCCTGGGGTGACAGCAACTATCAGGGCGGAGGCCTGCTGGCACGGCTGGAGGCCACGCAGGGCATGCTCAAGGGCCTGTACGCGGAAGCCTCGGCCCGCGCCGGCAGCCTGCACACCACCTACCGCAGCGACGACCTGAACCCCGCCCTGGGCCGGGCCTCGTACCAGACCACCTCCGGCTACGTGGGCGCGCACGGCGGCCTGGGCTACGTGTGGGACATGGACGAAAGGACCGACCTCGACATGTACGGCAAGTACTTCTGGACCCGCACCGAGGGCAGTTCCGCAACCGTCCTTGGCGACGAACTGGATTTCGACGCGGTGGACTCGCAACGGCTGCGCGCGGGCGCACGCCTGAGCCGCGACCTTACCGCCAACGTCCGTCCCTACGTGGGCGCGGCGTGGGACCACGAATTCGCCGGTTCCGCGCGCAGCACGGTGAACGGACAAGGTGTGGCCGCCCCGTCACTGGCCGGAGACACCGGCGTGGGCGAATTGGGCCTGGAGTGGAAGCCCGTCGAGGACGGCGGCTTTTCCGTGGACCTCGGCGCACAGGGGTACGTCGGCATGCGTCAGGGTTGGAGCGGCTCGCTGCAACTGAAGTACGAGTTCTGA
- a CDS encoding S1C family serine protease translates to MRCRSILACLLLLSCLPLVACMKKVRVDPVPEPDLRPLAMDAKVQPITIYRLTLKIRRGEVVGTAAYDGLCIPRAVTSSLGGRAELTQDELAEVFLEEADGNGFKVVGDTRALFDDPDKSKANLWVGGNISEIRKNICFPMHDWGNPVPSKGEANMVVDWEVFLPVDRQVVLRRTTTGYGKLDSATEGGGAEVLRMAFAHAARGLLADEEFRKLVTTPAGSAYVAPQLTQAQEPRPMLTDVRVRVAGPDTPRVPLDSVRHSAVLVQMGDSHGSGFVVTDDGYILTNYHVVEESERARVRFQSGASVVTRVVARDKRRDVALLKADMEGLRPLYIQMADVPTGAEVFPVGAPMLETLSGTISRGIASGYRRMPEGRVLQSDATVFGGNSGGPLVDGNGHVVAITVSGMQENGVPIGVNFFIPITDALKTLGIPARP, encoded by the coding sequence ATGCGTTGTCGCAGCATCCTCGCCTGCCTGCTCCTGCTCTCCTGTCTGCCGCTTGTAGCCTGCATGAAGAAGGTGCGGGTGGACCCCGTTCCGGAGCCCGACCTGCGCCCCCTTGCGATGGACGCCAAGGTCCAGCCCATCACGATATACAGGCTTACCCTCAAGATACGCCGGGGCGAGGTGGTCGGAACGGCGGCCTATGACGGCCTGTGCATTCCGCGCGCCGTTACGTCTTCGCTGGGTGGTCGCGCAGAACTGACACAGGACGAACTGGCCGAAGTGTTTCTGGAAGAGGCCGACGGCAACGGGTTCAAGGTGGTGGGCGACACGCGCGCCCTGTTCGATGACCCGGACAAGTCGAAGGCCAACCTGTGGGTAGGCGGCAATATTTCGGAAATCCGCAAGAACATCTGCTTTCCCATGCACGATTGGGGCAACCCCGTTCCCAGCAAGGGCGAAGCCAACATGGTGGTGGACTGGGAGGTGTTTTTGCCGGTGGACCGCCAGGTGGTGCTGCGGCGCACCACCACCGGCTACGGCAAGCTGGATTCGGCCACGGAAGGTGGCGGCGCCGAGGTGCTGCGCATGGCCTTTGCCCATGCCGCGCGGGGCCTGCTGGCGGATGAGGAGTTCCGCAAGCTGGTCACCACGCCCGCAGGTTCGGCGTATGTGGCGCCGCAACTGACGCAGGCGCAGGAACCCCGGCCCATGCTGACCGACGTGCGCGTGCGGGTGGCCGGTCCGGACACGCCCCGCGTGCCGCTGGACAGTGTGCGCCATTCCGCCGTGCTAGTGCAGATGGGGGATAGTCACGGCTCGGGCTTTGTCGTTACCGACGACGGCTACATACTGACCAACTACCACGTGGTGGAAGAGTCGGAACGGGCGCGGGTGCGCTTTCAGAGCGGGGCATCTGTGGTGACTCGCGTGGTGGCGCGCGACAAGCGCCGCGACGTGGCCCTGCTGAAGGCCGACATGGAGGGGTTGCGACCACTGTATATACAGATGGCGGACGTGCCCACCGGAGCAGAGGTGTTTCCCGTGGGCGCGCCCATGTTGGAAACGTTGTCCGGCACCATTTCGCGCGGGATTGCAAGCGGGTACCGCAGGATGCCAGAAGGCAGGGTGCTGCAAAGCGATGCCACGGTCTTTGGCGGCAACAGTGGTGGCCCGCTGGTGGATGGGAACGGCCATGTGGTGGCGATCACCGTAAGCGGCATGCAGGAGAACGGCGTGCCGATCGGCGTGAACTTCTTTATCCCCATCACCGACGCCCTGAAAACGCTGGGCATTCCCGCCAGGCCCTGA